A region from the Rheinheimera mangrovi genome encodes:
- a CDS encoding ChrR family anti-sigma-E factor, which yields MIHAVKHHPALELLEQYIEASLAPELSLAIAAHLDLCPHCQRIKMDLEAEAGTALASLPEAQTAETDWQQMLDFITAQPEIAAKVEKRQPFALQIQNSEILLPASLKPLLQNKLKWFNLGGISTAKLAGEDQHNVSLLYIRKDSEVPQHTHLGLEITLVLKGKIYDESGCYGEGDLLINTPDHTHTPRTMSEDCLCLSVLTAPLKFKKGLTRLLNPLQHLFY from the coding sequence CAGTCTCGCCCCAGAATTGAGTCTGGCGATAGCTGCGCACCTGGATCTGTGCCCACATTGTCAGCGCATAAAAATGGATTTGGAAGCTGAAGCCGGAACTGCATTGGCAAGCTTACCTGAAGCGCAAACTGCTGAAACAGATTGGCAGCAAATGTTGGACTTTATTACGGCTCAGCCAGAAATTGCAGCAAAGGTGGAAAAGCGCCAACCTTTTGCATTGCAGATTCAGAACAGCGAAATCTTATTACCAGCCTCACTAAAACCATTGCTGCAAAATAAGCTAAAGTGGTTCAATTTAGGTGGGATCAGCACAGCCAAGCTTGCTGGTGAAGATCAGCACAATGTTTCTTTGCTTTATATCCGCAAAGACAGTGAAGTGCCACAGCACACTCACCTTGGTCTGGAAATCACCTTAGTACTTAAAGGTAAAATTTATGATGAATCAGGGTGTTATGGTGAAGGAGATTTATTGATTAATACGCCGGACCACACACACACGCCACGCACCATGAGTGAAGATTGTTTGTGTTTGTCGGTATTAACCGCCCCGCTGAAGTTTAAAAAAGGCTTAACGCGTTTATTAAACCCATTGCAGCATCTGTTTTACTAA